The Phaseolus vulgaris cultivar G19833 chromosome 10, P. vulgaris v2.0, whole genome shotgun sequence DNA window ATTgtactttttttataataaatcataAGAACTTTGTACATTTCCTTGTGGCTCTTCGGAGAGCTTTTGAAACGAGCTTAATTGTATTCAGATTGTACATTTTTGTACATCATACGCCATGCTCTTCCCGTCATTTGTGCATATGGCAGCTCTGCATTGCTCAcatttaattatcattttaagTGGGtcattttcctttatttttcactaatttaatttaaatttttttgtaccCATAATGAAAAAAGATGCTTATTAATTATATAGCCcctcttatttttttcttgggTACACATTCCTTATTCTTTTTAGAGTTTCTGATTTTAGATGGTCTTTTTGAGagctttttaaattttaaaacatgtgTTCTAATGCGTTTTCTTGTGGTGTATGCTTGCAAGCAGCTGCCTCCAGCACAATTAGAGAATGCCTTAAATAGAATTTCTGCCTTGAAGGCACCATTGATTGCTCATGCTAGCCAGCCAGATATACAATCTAAACTTCCGAGGTTCAAAAATTCACTAGGCACAACAATGCCATgaatttatctttttcttttctttctctacaTCTTTTTGAGGGTGAACTcgtttcattcttgtttaaaaACTGTTTATCTTTTTGGAAGAGGGTGTAGCCACTGTTTATGTTTGTGAACAACATTGATTCTGAGTTTTTTAATGTGTTTAGGGCTATGCTGGTTGTTCTTGGAATTGCATCCGATTCTCAGGTTTCAAGTCAAGCACAAACTACTCAGACACAGACTAGTCAAACACAGACTACTCAAACACGGACTAGTCAAACACAGACTATTCAGACACAAACTAGTCAAACACAGACTACTCAGACACAAACTAGTCAAACACAGACTGGTGAGACATGCAACTCAGACAAGGACACAGTGACAGAAAAGTCTAAAGAATCATCTACCGCTAGCTAAAATGTAAGCAACCATGAACTGCGAGTCTCAAGTTGAATTAGCCTAGACCTGACCGAGACTAACCTCAATCATCTCTCTACAGACACAAGAATGAAGAGCCAATACTGATAATCAACACATTCAGATAGCTAAATAGTTGGGCTATCTGCTCAGGTTTTTTTGCACCCTTCTCTGTACCATTGCATTAGGCAACAACCTAGCTTGTACATGTATAGTTGGAATAATGTATATCAGAATGGAATGTATTTTGGCCccaattttgtttttttccgTTTGAACATAATGTGTTCCTACTaaaatgtgtatatatatactcATGTTAATTTCCCCAGTGGATGCCTTTTTAGCGTTTGTCTCacgactgtttcttcctgcacctccatatcttcttctggcacctccatacacaaaatgaaaatacatttttattcttcttgtgtcacccccatagaataacttccggattatgtaattcgaaaacgtatttgaaaaaagacttagacttccggattatataatctggaaagtaatcatgcatctgaaaaaatacttctgaattatataatccggaagctaattacaaatttgaaaaatgacttctggattatgtaatccagaatattacagaggggcatttttggaaatacgaaaatctatggaggtgagagaagaaagtatggaggtgcaggaagaagcagccttgTCTCACGCATCCGTATCTCTGGTTAAGACAAGGTCAGAGTATTTTTACCCATACTCTACCTCTAGATTCGCTTTTTGAAATTGTGTTCAGTTACTTTGATCTCTAATTTATTTGAACCCATTTCATCCATAAAATGCGAAATTACGTTCGTGTTTTTACACCATTATGTAGTACTACGAAACAAAATGTCTGGAGTGTGTTAATTTTGTTAGCATTAATTTGAACGATATATAGATGTACTGAGCTTAGCAAGTAGTGAACTTGTGGTATTTGTGAGGTACAAAATCTGTTTTCGGCTTACAATCATCCAATGACATGTAGCATTAACATGATCTTTTATAATTTAGGCTTAATTTCCTTGCACTTTAAATTGATGATTTTAGTATCgtttaaattatgttttcatatttattaaagttAGTGTAATACTTAGTTAACTAGTTTGCTGACGGATTTTACAAATGGGGTTTGAACCTTAGTGCTTCATATTTTAATGCCAAACCGAACACAAGGACATTACGGAGACGTTTACTAGTAagtttattttctgtttttattttttaattacaggaaagtttcattcttttcaatttttcccattttaaaaaatttgcaTCAGAAACACtgaattatattttctttgtttcttgTAACATTCTAAGacaaatagaaataaattgaaaataaggtCAACCTTTTTGTAGTTAAAACGTTGTCAGAAAAACAAAACGCTTGTAAACGTCCCCTAAATAAATTAGTATATGTAtggaaaattattatataactcAAGTGTATGgggaaattaaaaaatatgtattattagTTAATAATTAACATGATATTTTAACACATTTATCCTAGTTATAACTTAATCATTACgcattgaatattttttttatatataaaattgcaTTTTTTATACCTTTTTCTTCTGATAACTTGTCGagtaaataaaatatacttattGATGTTAATAACTTTCTTTCTGtcacacaaaattaaaataaatttcttaataatatctacaaaattaataataatcctttttatgtattattttaaaattattaaaccaATAATAATACCTTATCTGAGTGGTTAATATATAACCCTTTTAAGTTTAGTTTTATAACTTTTTAGTATTAAACTAAAAATACTAAAAAGAGTATTTTAATGACATgtatttatctttaatttttttttgtcgaCATTATTAATAAGAGTGGacaaaaaaatctaattttgtAAAACTGTTCACCGTTCTAAtccattaaaaatttatttatttaaatataatttttactttaatttttattttataatattttcatatcAGATTTCTACTTGgtttatacaaattttaaaagctacaaaattcaaatttctaaTTCAAATTTTTGATAGCGCTCTATCTCTCTATTATCTGTACCAAAATCACCATTTATACAATCTtttgaaattttcatttttgttctcTCTATCTTTCTCGAGCACCTCTTATGCattttttggaattttatttGCTGCCTCTCATACCTGGAGAAACCaggttttaaatattttctttataattttatttgcttCAGTATTTGTCAATTTTTACATACataataaatagatataatatttttaaaatattatacgTAGATGTATTTTGAATGTtaagaatttatatattatgttatctttaatttttttggtattattaaattttaattttattatattttcttaatatatatataatatttaaatttttacatattattatattaatattatgttaatttttttatagaaaatatgatataattcatttctttttataaaaaacatgaattctgatttaaaatccaatctaaacatttaaatttgaattttcaaattatttttataaaaaatatggatttgaattataaatttaatctaaatatttaaatttggatTAAATTACCTAAAATTTAATCCATGACCACTTTGCATTCCTTTATCCTTCTTTTATTCAACATTTTCCTATTCTTCACAAAGTTTAATGTTCCGTTAAAGCTAAAAAAAGTGTTCAAGTTTGATAAGTAACTTCGCTTAATGATATCATCTTTTTGTGATTGGGGaaattatatgaaaatgaaaacaacagaGGAAGACTTAAGTAGAAAAACACTCTAAAGTAGATAAAAAAGAATGATAAAAATGGGACATGACAAAAGAAAAACTAATAACAATATTAAGTTAGTATAAAAATCAaatgttatatattattaaaatgaaaatacaaataagaaagcttattaaaaaaaaaaactctctctttttcctttttttcccctttttttctttccttttaacAATACTTATTTATGTAGTGACAGATATGCCTAAcatgaaatttataaaaaaaaactctaatttctttttttaaaccttttttAAAGTATCttcaattaaaacaaattatttttactaataATGTTTAGTCCActcttaaaataataatttaaaatactttatttaacttaaaaactaattaaaaattatttatatagagaataattttattttaaattagtacttttataaacaaaaatatattcaaataattttaaaaaaatcagttGATTAATGAGGAGCAAAATTGGTTGCTCACattggaataaaaaataaaaaataaaatttaaaagaaaatatataaccTTTTCTTTACATGATAATGATGATGTGTTACAAGTTTATCCACTTTATGGGGTCACATTAGTTAACAAAAAGCGAACCTCAGAGACGTTTGTTTCAAAATGTGCGACATCAAATGAAGTTAGCATTTGAAAATGTCGATGCAAAtgacaaaatatattattaaaattatgagtGATTGCATCCATtcgatttaaaaatatataaatcgaTAGCAAAATCCAAAATAGATACTGAATTCTCAAAACCAAATCCATCATTCACTTGActcattaaatatttaaaccATATGAATTCgtgtattattaaatatattattttattagatcCATCTTTTGTTGTAAGCCTTCCAGTGGTCTAAGGTTTACATATGAAATATCTAGATtactaaaatataataatttttttctataaaacaTTTAAGAAACAAATAGGGTTTAgggataatattttttttttctataaaacaTTTAAGAAACAAATATGTTGGTGTAGTGATCGTTTTGCAAAGATTGATGTCATCATAACCGAATTAATGACTCAAACAATTTTGATCATAATATTGGAATTTGAGTTTATAATTGAAAAGCACatgactaaaataaaatatatacataaatgcAAATTTTACTtcataaagtaatttttttatacggTTAAGTTAAgttgaaatttgattttttaatatctgttaaaactaattttgaatTCGAGTTATCTTTTCCCTTTATCAACATGTTTGTATAGGATTTAGGTTGATATCCTTGTatcttttgaaaaagaaaatatagtttaagataattaatcaatgaatagatAGACatgtcatttttattatatatttttaaatagtttttattatatttaagtcTAAAAATAATTTGGTATTTTGAAGATATTCAATAAGAGATATGTAACAATAGGAAATTAAAACATCAATAAAGATATGtgaataaaaaactaaaatcatttaattccattcaaataacatttaattggattggataagtttttttttctttcaagaaAAGCAATCCCAATCAAACCAAATCAAGCTATGTGCTGTTTAATTTTTAGAttggatgatttttttttatattttacttaaaatCAATCTGCAGATATTCCtgattaaaatcaataaaatgaaGAAATGAATGCTCATGATATTTATTTTGCTGATATCACATTTTAAATAGACAATTTACGAAGTTCCACAAATACAAGTAAAAATCGattatttaaaagtttttttttaatttttacttgaAAATAAAACTGGATATTAAAAAGTGTTTAATTAACATATTTACTCAATAATAAAGATATGAAATTATTAACAAGAACAgagtctaataaaaaaatattcctaTAACATATAAACAGAAgaaatattcatttttaatgttggattatacttttaaataaaattaattttagaaaatatttataatggATAAGAAGAATCTTATCTCAATATATTAGTTTAAGTAAAACACATACAAATACCCTTTAGAATAAAAGAATATTGCAAAGTATGCTAAATAGAACACCATCATCatttttaaatgagtttaattttacaaattaattgtATAAAATCTCTTACAcagtaaattattaaaaaaaaaaaaaatctcaaatctataattctaaaaaaataaatttattaccaTATATATGCaattttataactaaatcacaatgtaaaatatgtttttcagtATTCaaattgttcctgccggttgaccaaatACGTCTTCGTGCGCCTACGTCACTCTCACGTCCAGAATTTTTACGCTTCACACGTGCTTTATACTTGAAAACACAAAGataaagggcgccctagaggccgtttgcactccgacgctcaagtcaatcttagggataggaaacaccaaaactgtatATATGTCATTGTGTGTGTTAAGCGGCGCAAACGAATAGCGTACCTTGCTAAGTTTCTTGCTTTCCTTTATATAGACTGAAACTAGATATTCCTCTTTACCCAAAATGGGCTTTCTGAGGGAGGGGTGAGCCCAACACTGTTGTTTcccactcttaggataacctagcgcgtgggtcCCTAACTGGAGTACAACCTCTGATGGGGTGACCACCTAAGTGCCttctcgtgcacctgatctttggggtcacccgcctttgggagtgccctagttgttcacgtgtcatgcatgcaactcATCCCTAAAACGCGACCCTCACAGGTCAtatctttccagtggctctatacttgtgttacgcctaaaCGCGTCATCCACCCTACACGCATGGACTCTCGTGACCTAGACTTCTCCCTTTCTGATAATTGGTGTGTGGtatgggatccacctctcgtggcccagctttACTGTTCGGGTCCTGATGTCTGACCTCTTCACACTGTCTAGTGGCACGTCATCCTggtgaccgatgtctgaccactctttggcTCTTTGGCGCACGTGCCTCGCGAGATATGGTCCACGCTCGTGGGACCTTGTTTACGTGGCATCAATATTACCAGTGTCAACGAGTTCGAGGACTGATCGGTacacaaattaatttattgtttgGTATAGATGTGGACAAAactatatagaaaaaaatatggcAATGATTgtgttaaataattataattttgttatcaTCTATAATAACCCTATTCAattaaatgtttataaaaattatagaaagaaaaaatatggCACTCCCAAGTTGATGGAGAACTGGGCCTAGTACAAGAGTGTTGTTTTTTTGAGCCCAGACAAGTTTGTGTGTCTGTGTTCGTGGATATGTCTTGTTTCGTCTCTTTCTTCCTCCGGTGACTGAACTACGCACACGTTTTTCCGGCTGAGCCAAATTGGAAAATGGGCGTGGACTATTACAAACTTCTTCAGGTAGATCGAAGTGCTAGCGATGAGGATCTCAAGAAAGCTTATCGCAGGCTTGCTATGAAGTGGCACCCTGATAAGAACCCTAACAGTAAAAAGGAAGCTGAAGCCAACTTCAAGCAAATCTCGGAAGCCTATGATGTATGATTTCTCTCAACAAAAACTGTCTTGATGTAGTGCCAATTGGATACGGAAAAATGTTAAGTTTTTGTGGTTTCTTTCTTACAATTTGAACTTTTAGGGGTTGAATTTTGTATTCTTGAGAACTGGAATTGTGGGTTTTACATCGACGTAATTTTTGTCTCCCAATCTCAATGTAATGCCGATGGGGCTGTGAAATCAAGCGGGTGAATTTATCAATGTTTCCATTTCTTTTACTAATTCCtgcaaaatttgaaatttgggGTGTCAAGTTTTGcaattttaagaatttttgtTGTGATTTGGGTCATTCGAATAATGAGTGTTGATGGTGATTTGATTTGTGATAGGTTTTGAGTGATCCACAAAAGAGGGCAGTGTATGATCAGTATGGTGAGGAGGGATTGAAAGGGCAGATGCCACCACCGGGTGCTGGTGGATTTTCAGGTGGCAATGACAGTGGAGCAACGACTTTCTGGTTCAACCCTAGAAGTGCAGATGATATATTTTCTGAGTTCTTTGGGTTTTCAAGTCCCTTTGGAATGGGGGATATGGGTGGCCGTGCCGGTCCGTCTGGCTTTCCCAGATTTGGGGATGACATTTTTACTTCTTTTAGTAGGAATGCGACTGGAGAAGGCTCTGGCCATATGCCAAGGAAAAGTGCACCTATTGAGAGAACATTGCAATGCAGTTTGGAGGATTTATACAAAGGGACTACCAAAAAAATGAAGATTTCCAGGGATGTGATTGATGCTAGTGGGTAAGCTATACAGTTTTAACCTGTTACCAACTTGCTTTTCTTACATTCGTGAACAACATATAAAGTTTCttgttgtaatttttattgGACAGATATGACTTGCTAAATTCCAATTCAGGTTTGATTATTTGCTTTTGTAATACATGGTTCTTTGAGTTTGATAATCACTTCCCTCAATGGTTTTGGCAGATTTGAATTTCAAATATAGGTTCACAGTCTTGTAGGCCCAGAGTAATAAACTTTTCTCCAATAAAGTGCTGAATGAATTCTGTGATTAACGATATCTTTTATGTATATGAAGATTTGTAACTCAATACTTGAGTTGGGTCTGCCTATTTTCTTGCAATGCACTGTTTCCTTCTagaatatttgtattttttatttgaatatatgGCACAGTACTCTGCTATCATTGTGTTTCTAATTTGATCTAAAAAATTGATagaaaaagaactgtgtatttgCAGTTTGTGTTATTCATTCAAAATGCAAGGTAATGAGTTATGCTGTATGACTTCTTGTAATTTGTTTCCTTTCCTTTCATTTTTCATGCAAAAATCAAAGGTTTTTGTGGTGGATTCTTGCTATTATAGATTATTATTACGATCACATTGCCATTTTCTATTCAGTTGGCTGGAATTGTTGCTAAATTTGCAAGTTCTGtgtattattttgttattagtATTTACTACATCATGTGCATCCTATAACTTCCTGCCTTTGTTGATCCATATTGTTTGGTATGTTTTCATAAGCACCTAAGGAATACCATCAGTGTTCATAAATGCAAAATTCAAGGAGATATGATTGTTCTTTTTCAAAGACTCATCTGTGTGCTCTTTTAGTATAGAGGGGCCTGTTAATTGTTTATCTCTATGGAGTATATACACTACTTGTTAGATGTTTCAATACCCAAAAATCGAGGGGAATGAATCTATTAGTGAGAGGGGGATGTTAAATATTGAGGTTAACCTGCAAATCTGGAAAAGTTATTTATGGAGATAGAAGAAATAAACGGGAATTTAACCATGTAATATTCTGTTTAAGTCTATTCTTAGTAAAAGAAGAGGCCATTTAAGATAGTATATTGCTGGTGGTTGTTACGCTTAGGAAAAAGCTTAGTATCAATAAAATAGGTATTGATGGTGTTATTCTCCAATCAAATTGGTGTTTTATCTTTGAAATCACTGCTGATTTTATTTTCTAAGAAGAATTCTGCAATTACTGAGATAAAATATTGGTTTTAATTGGAAAACAATAGCAATGGTAACTATAATGTTCATTTAAGTTTTCTCCTTATTGACTTTGTGATTTTATATCCATTAGACTTGTGATAAATAGTATGGTCTTGGACTTATGGTATAGGCATGATGGAAGAATATTTATATCCAAAAtgatttaaaattcattttggaACCTTACGTGGTTGAAAAGTTTTTCATCTCTGTATTGTGCTTGTAGTGATCACAAATTGGGCTTTCCATCCAAATCTAACTTTGAAATCAAATGCCAATTTCGTGTGTTGTTTTAGCATCAAGTGAGACTTTGTTAACACAAAATGGAGGGTAGGGACAAGGAGTAATTCTCTTAAAGAGTTACTCTAGGAGTgtgtgtaatatatatatatatatatatatatatatatatattcatgttGAAACAACAAATTTGCTTGTTTATTATTTCTTACAATATGTTTGTAAAATGATTAAAACTAGTTCCAATGCACCAAAACTATGAAGCAACATGTTATACTTGAAACGGGTATGAAGCTCTCTCCACTCACGGGTTCTATCTTGACAGAATCTCACTCTGCACACTCGGAAGACACACACCCAAGAGCACACCAACACTCACTCACAACATCAAAGAAGATTGTTGAGGATACAGAAAACTCGAGAACTTCTCGTTATTCCCTAAAACATATAACAAAACCTACATATAATTCTGTTTTTGAACTAAAAAGAATCATTAAATTCTGTTTTGAAAGCTGTCACTACAATTGTTGTTACACAACAGTTGTTTGAGGAAACACactaaatttgtgttaattggGAAACTTTAGCCGTTAGGCATGTTTATATAGAATGCATATTCTTTAATATACGTCTAACAGTAGTACATGTTAGACAGTGAATTATCATCATAAATGGTTCTGATTTCATGGAAAATTTTCTTCACGTCATTGGCTAGTTGTGCCAAAAAATAGAAGCGATATTCATTGCATGGCATTGACTAATCTATGTTCTATAGAAAATAAGGAGCCAGTTGTATAACTAATCAATAAGCAACTGACTTCTTTACATAGAGAAGGAATCAAAGTGATTCCCcatgttttttatttgttgacTTTAGGTGTATTTGAAACTAATAGCAAGTTGGAATAGTAAATTGAGTTAACCAAGCAAATAATCTActacttgttttcttattgtGTAGGAGGCCCACCACTGTAGAGGAAATTCTAACCATTGAGATCAAGCCAGGTTGGAAGAAAGGAACAAAAATAACTTTTCCAGAGAAGGGAAACGAACAAAGAGGAGTTATACCAGCTGAtcttgtttttattattgatgaaAAACCTCATGGTGTCTTCAAAAGGGATGGCAATGATCTTGTTGTCACACAGAAAATATCCCTTGTCGAAGCTCTGACTGGTTATGCCGGACAGCTGACATTGCTTGATGGTCGGAATCTTACCGTAACCACCAACTCCATCCTTAGTCCGACATACGAAGAAGTGATCAAAGGAGAGGGTATGCCCATTCCCAAGGAACCTTCCAAAAGGGGAAACTTGAGGATCAAGTTTAATATCAAGTTCCCCTCTAGACTTACATCAGAGCAGAAAACTGGCATTAAACGATTGTTGACATCACCATAAACTCTGGTGATTCCTCTCCTTACCACATCAAATCGTGAAAGAGTGGAATTATGTACTCAGTTGTCAATTTTCAAATGGAAATTCTTTCCTCTTGCGAGCTGGTTTTCAGTTAGTAGAACAGTTTATTAGAAGTTTgatatttgtttgttgtttcatattttgtttagtttctgGTTTCTCTTAATTAATTGCCTACTTGTTTCTACATAAATGTTTTTGAAGGTTTCAATTTGTACACTTGTAGATTAACTTCTTTATTTTTGTCATCATTCTGTTTTCGTTGTATAACTTGCTTAATCATTTAATCAATCCCCGAACACTTTGCAGGGTTGGCTGAAACTACTCATTTACTTGATAACGAGTTTatgtattaataaaaaaatattaaatataaagaaagataattaattaaaaagcaaaaaagagaaaactaaaaatactaaaattatcatttaaaaagAATTGGAAAAAAGACCCAACTCTATTACGTAATGTTTGGAATAATTTTAAGTAACGAAAGCTTTACAATGACCCAACTTTATTAAGGAGTAATAAGCCTTGGCCAAGTTAGCGGCAATTAAGGTATTTTTACCTAGAATTACTTTGAATTATGGGGAGGTTTGGGAAAGGGAAAAGtaaatataaacattaaaaaattagtatatttacaattttatgtGCCATTTTGATATTGTTACTATATGTGCCATTTTGATAGTGATATTGTTATTGTAGGAGGGACTGAGACACTACTGATTGAATAATTGTTTCCTTTTCTTTAGTCGTGTtctccttcctcttcttctcctACTGTTCGGCTTTCAGCTCTTTGTCGGGAATGTACATGCAAAAGGTTAACTAGTACTGGCTGAACAATTGATTTCTTTTCTTCGGTCGTGCTCTCCTTCCGCTTCCTCTCCTAGTTTTCAGATTTCAGCTCTTGGTTGAGAGTGTACTTACAAAAGGTTATCTGACGTTCAAGTGAGTACTCAGGATTCAAGTGCAATTAATGGTGTAATAATGATATAAATTTACCTTAGTTGTTGCGTCTATTAGTATTTGATGGTTCTCTTTATTGTTGAGTTTGAAGTATGgtttaatttgtgttaataactctaaaagtagtttcttcaccatggataattctccaagatttgtcaccaaaattcaaaatattctttcctgtagtcatggttgtttgcctttccaTTATTTAGGagtacctatctttgttggtgctccaaagtgtcggtttcttcaacctttggctgataaagttaaattgaagctagcatcttggaaaggtaaatctcttagcatgatgggtcgaattcagctggtcaatacagtgattactggatctctagcttatagctttaatatgtataagtggcctgtttcacttattaagcaagttgagcagtggtgtcggaattttatttggactggtgatattctgaaaaaatgtattgctaccgttaattgggggaaaatttgttcacctctcgaggatggaggcttgaatatcattaatcttcatcatgaaaataatgcatatcttcttaagcttgcttggaactttgcttatagcgacaaaccttggtctttactcttgaaagccagggttcttaaatcaaaatatgaatttcgaacggtttatagatcttcctctctctggcctggaattaagcaattttattctaccatacttgactatacttattggactgttggtacatgttcttttattaatttctggaatgataaatggtgctctactacttctttagcaaatattgcagggttatcagatggtgttagcattccggatacagtctctcaattttggacaggttgtgattggaatattcccttctctttacagcagatgcctctttttt harbors:
- the LOC137819183 gene encoding uncharacterized protein, with amino-acid sequence MGVDYYKLLQVDRSASDEDLKKAYRRLAMKWHPDKNPNSKKEAEANFKQISEAYDVLSDPQKRAVYDQYGEEGLKGQMPPPGAGGFSGGNDSGATTFWFNPRSADDIFSEFFGFSSPFGMGDMGGRAGPSGFPRFGDDIFTSFSRNATGEGSGHMPRKSAPIERTLQCSLEDLYKGTTKKMKISRDVIDASGRPTTVEEILTIEIKPGWKKGTKITFPEKGNEQRGVIPADLVFIIDEKPHGVFKRDGNDLVVTQKISLVEALTGYAGQLTLLDGRNLTVTTNSILSPTYEEVIKGEGMPIPKEPSKRGNLRIKFNIKFPSRLTSEQKTGIKRLLTSP